One segment of Synergistes jonesii DNA contains the following:
- a CDS encoding AbrB/MazE/SpoVT family DNA-binding domain-containing protein: MNGTIQKWGNSHAVRLPKAVLSAARFQENDLVAFSAEENRIVITKLCRRHRTLKERLASAPVQPQAGPVQLQAGKEAPVFEEWNTGEPSEGEAL; the protein is encoded by the coding sequence TACAGAAGTGGGGAAACAGCCACGCTGTGCGTCTGCCGAAGGCGGTGCTGTCGGCGGCGCGTTTTCAGGAGAATGACCTTGTGGCGTTTTCGGCGGAGGAGAACAGGATAGTGATAACGAAGCTGTGCCGCAGGCACAGGACGCTGAAGGAGAGGCTTGCTTCTGCGCCCGTTCAGCCGCAGGCTGGGCCTGTCCAGCTGCAGGCTGGGAAAGAAGCGCCTGTGTTCGAGGAGTGGAACACAGGAGAGCCGTCCGAGGGCGAGGCGTTGTGA
- a CDS encoding type II toxin-antitoxin system PemK/MazF family toxin: protein MKAYRARRGDIIWLSMNPQARHEQAGRRPALVISNDTFNDYTKSGAMVCPITNTDRGNAMHVQLDGRTATAGVVMCDQAKILDVASRKAEFIEKAPEDIVFEAVDIVAGILEFD from the coding sequence GTGAAGGCGTACAGGGCCAGACGCGGCGACATTATATGGCTGAGCATGAATCCGCAGGCCAGACATGAGCAGGCGGGGCGCAGGCCCGCGCTTGTTATAAGCAACGACACTTTCAACGACTATACGAAGTCGGGCGCTATGGTGTGCCCTATCACAAATACCGACAGAGGGAACGCCATGCACGTCCAGCTCGACGGGCGGACCGCCACCGCCGGCGTCGTGATGTGCGACCAGGCTAAGATTCTCGACGTCGCAAGCAGGAAGGCGGAGTTTATCGAGAAGGCTCCGGAGGATATCGTTTTTGAGGCGGTCGATATCGTGGCGGGCATTCTTGAATTCGACTGA
- a CDS encoding cupin domain-containing protein, producing MPLIKQSEKAEIAANIRGGEGEAKIFASLLPTGGPLRLASRIELAHGASIGPHRHDADEEVYAIVSGEGVYSYDGGECPARAGDIFTTKRGMSHALKNCGDGPLIFFAVVAE from the coding sequence ATGCCTTTGATCAAACAGAGCGAGAAGGCGGAAATCGCGGCAAATATCCGCGGCGGCGAGGGTGAAGCGAAAATATTCGCGTCCCTGCTGCCGACCGGCGGGCCTCTCAGGCTCGCGTCGCGCATAGAGTTAGCGCACGGCGCTTCCATCGGCCCGCACAGGCACGACGCCGACGAGGAAGTCTACGCGATAGTATCGGGGGAGGGCGTCTACTCATACGACGGCGGGGAATGCCCCGCGCGCGCAGGGGATATTTTCACGACAAAAAGGGGGATGTCGCACGCGCTGAAAAACTGCGGCGACGGGCCGCTCATCTTCTTCGCCGTGGTCGCGGAGTGA